The following proteins come from a genomic window of Kitasatospora sp. NBC_01246:
- a CDS encoding aminotransferase class V-fold PLP-dependent enzyme, translating into MSVATEICAPLPVLGHDVEVPLVNGDKVTYAALDYAASSPALQRVWDDVAAYAPYYGSVHRGAGYLSQLSTDLFEQSRRTVADFLDLREGDQVVFTRATTDSLNLLAGAVPAGTRVFAFETEHHASLLPWRHAGLSVTYLRAPRSHAEAVAALDAALAEAPEGPKLLCVTGASNVTGELWPVAELTETAHRHGARVVLDAAQLAPHHRVSVRELGVDWIAFSGHKIYAPFGAGVLAGRADWLDAAEPYLAGGGATRTVAREADGSVAVQWHTGPARHEAGSPNVIGVYSIASACRALTEAGFDALEARERQLIARLKAGLAEVPQVRVLNLFGADSARVGVLSFVVQGWNSSHFSAALSAEYGIGVRDGLFCAHPLVRTLLGDEDVAPSECGAPEASLPGERSLNAIRVSFGAGTPDEHIDRFLTAVRELVTDGAAWNYRNEGGRCVADTRREG; encoded by the coding sequence ATGTCCGTCGCCACCGAGATCTGCGCCCCGCTCCCCGTCCTCGGCCACGACGTCGAGGTCCCGCTGGTCAACGGTGACAAGGTCACCTACGCCGCGCTCGACTACGCCGCCAGCTCCCCGGCGCTGCAGCGGGTCTGGGACGACGTCGCCGCCTACGCCCCCTACTACGGCAGCGTGCACCGGGGCGCCGGCTACCTCTCCCAGCTCTCCACCGACCTCTTCGAGCAGAGCCGCCGCACCGTCGCGGACTTCCTCGACCTGCGCGAGGGCGACCAGGTGGTCTTCACCCGGGCCACCACCGACTCGCTGAACCTGCTGGCGGGCGCCGTCCCGGCCGGCACCCGGGTCTTCGCCTTCGAGACCGAGCACCACGCCTCGCTGCTGCCCTGGCGCCACGCCGGGCTGAGCGTCACCTACCTGCGCGCCCCGCGCTCGCACGCCGAGGCCGTCGCCGCGCTGGACGCCGCGCTGGCCGAGGCCCCCGAGGGCCCCAAGCTGCTCTGCGTCACCGGCGCCTCGAACGTCACCGGCGAGCTCTGGCCGGTCGCCGAGCTCACCGAGACCGCCCACCGGCACGGCGCCCGGGTGGTGCTGGACGCCGCGCAGCTCGCCCCGCACCACCGGGTCTCGGTGCGCGAGCTGGGCGTGGACTGGATCGCCTTCTCGGGCCACAAGATCTACGCGCCGTTCGGCGCCGGGGTGCTGGCCGGCCGGGCCGACTGGCTGGACGCGGCCGAGCCGTACCTGGCCGGCGGCGGCGCCACCCGCACGGTCGCCCGGGAGGCCGACGGCTCGGTGGCCGTGCAGTGGCACACCGGCCCGGCCCGGCACGAGGCCGGCTCGCCGAACGTGATCGGCGTCTACTCCATCGCCTCGGCCTGCCGGGCCCTGACCGAGGCGGGCTTCGACGCGCTGGAGGCCCGCGAGCGGCAGCTGATCGCCCGGCTGAAGGCCGGGCTGGCGGAGGTCCCGCAGGTGCGGGTGCTGAACCTGTTCGGCGCGGACTCGGCCCGGGTGGGCGTGCTCTCCTTCGTCGTCCAGGGCTGGAACAGCTCGCACTTCTCGGCCGCGCTCTCCGCCGAGTACGGCATCGGGGTGCGCGACGGCCTGTTCTGCGCGCACCCGCTGGTGCGCACCCTGCTCGGCGACGAGGACGTGGCGCCGTCCGAGTGCGGTGCGCCGGAGGCGTCGCTGCCGGGGGAGCGCAGCCTGAACGCGATCCGGGTCAGCTTCGGCGCGGGTACCCCGGACGAGCACATCGACCGGTTCCTGACCGCCGTCCGCGAGCTGGTCACGGACGGCGCGGCCTGGAACTACCGCAACGAGGGCGGCCGCTGCGTCGCGGACACCCGGCGCGAGGGCTGA
- a CDS encoding Lrp/AsnC ligand binding domain-containing protein: MITAIVLIKTSVDRIPEIAEAIAAIEGVSEVYSVTGGYDLVAMVRVRRHDDLAEVIPGRLNKVPGVAHTETQIAFRTYSQHDLETAFALGLGE; encoded by the coding sequence GTGATCACCGCCATCGTCCTGATCAAGACCAGCGTCGACCGCATCCCGGAGATCGCCGAGGCGATCGCGGCCATCGAGGGCGTCAGCGAGGTCTACTCGGTCACCGGCGGCTACGACCTGGTGGCGATGGTGCGGGTGCGCCGGCACGACGACCTGGCCGAGGTGATCCCCGGCCGGCTGAACAAGGTCCCGGGCGTGGCCCACACCGAGACCCAGATCGCCTTCCGCACCTACTCCCAGCACGACCTGGAGACCGCCTTCGCGCTCGGCCTGGGCGAGTAG
- a CDS encoding rhomboid family intramembrane serine protease produces the protein MAIPVLDHTGARDGPPAAPVPAVSYALIALNVLVFLLGPAAGLNPLYGRGQDRVCAEQRYEQRWGAVPAELLAGRPLSAEQVAEAPDPVPGCPAAPTPGKHPAMSVLSGLFVHAGWLHLLGNLLFLQVFGPTVEARFGRARFALFYLAAGSLATYGFALAEAHSADYTRVLIGASGAIAGVLGAYLRLHPRARVTTLVPLLLFLPLRFPAWLVLGLWFALQWWSVHSAGPGVAYLVHVIGFSAGFLYACTLATRPSRRPR, from the coding sequence ATGGCGATCCCGGTCCTCGACCACACCGGCGCGCGGGACGGCCCCCCGGCCGCGCCCGTCCCGGCCGTCAGCTACGCGCTGATCGCGCTGAACGTGCTGGTCTTCCTGCTCGGCCCGGCGGCCGGGCTCAACCCGCTGTACGGCCGCGGGCAGGACCGGGTCTGCGCGGAGCAGCGGTACGAGCAGCGCTGGGGCGCCGTCCCGGCCGAACTGCTGGCCGGACGGCCGCTGAGCGCCGAACAGGTGGCCGAGGCCCCCGACCCGGTGCCGGGCTGCCCGGCCGCCCCGACCCCCGGCAAGCACCCGGCGATGTCCGTCCTCAGCGGGCTCTTCGTCCACGCCGGCTGGCTGCACCTGCTGGGCAACCTGCTCTTCCTCCAGGTCTTCGGCCCCACCGTGGAGGCCCGCTTCGGCCGGGCCCGGTTCGCGCTCTTCTACCTGGCGGCAGGCTCGCTGGCCACCTACGGCTTCGCGCTGGCCGAGGCGCACTCGGCGGACTACACCCGGGTCCTGATCGGCGCCTCGGGGGCGATCGCCGGCGTGCTCGGCGCCTACCTGAGGCTGCACCCGCGGGCCCGGGTGACCACGCTCGTCCCGCTGCTGCTCTTCCTGCCCCTGCGGTTCCCGGCCTGGCTGGTGCTCGGCCTCTGGTTCGCGCTCCAGTGGTGGTCGGTGCACTCGGCGGGGCCGGGCGTCGCCTACCTGGTCCACGTGATCGGCTTCTCGGCGGGGTTCCTGTACGCCTGCACGCTGGCCACCCGCCCCTCGCGACGGCCCCGCTGA
- a CDS encoding NYN domain-containing protein: protein MTTRGTADGRTPLARIGAEDVVDAAQEPAGPQGRQPAVDAQAPDAVEAAAPGTGAPAEEVDGEEAGGSGGEEPAAARAAEKLDRPLPEGVRRRVVGLAADALGGLPVAELPQTLRPYAKFTPARRAKYAATALAAALESEPAFRVRIAERLRLGQPDLVRALESGTVPGAADPMDVAAAAYLVRSAGWSRLVVEAGEEAERAGAEGAAAEAARLAEKLQAELAEVRAAARADLDRQRAESEDVRKEVESLRKKVRSLESDTRRAQAETRRVTGELEALKAQTGVERGAAESEARRLRHRISELENAAEQGRRSAREGRSVEDMRLRLLLDTVLQSAQGLQRELALPVSQIRPADLVEAVVPGSASPHDVARRGLAEDDPALLDQLLAIPQVHLVVDGYNVTKTGYPALPLEQQRIRLLGGLAMLAQRTQAEVTCVFDGQDLDVPVILAPPRGVRVRFSRTGETADELIRRLVRAEPQGRPVVVVSTDREVAEGVRKAGARPVASVLLLNRLARP from the coding sequence GTGACGACCAGGGGTACGGCCGACGGCCGTACCCCGCTGGCGAGGATCGGAGCCGAGGACGTGGTGGACGCAGCGCAGGAGCCCGCCGGGCCGCAGGGGCGGCAGCCCGCTGTGGACGCGCAGGCGCCGGACGCGGTCGAGGCCGCCGCGCCCGGCACCGGCGCCCCCGCCGAGGAGGTCGACGGCGAGGAGGCCGGCGGCTCCGGCGGTGAGGAGCCGGCGGCAGCCCGCGCGGCCGAGAAGCTCGACCGGCCGCTGCCCGAGGGGGTGCGCCGGCGTGTGGTGGGCCTCGCCGCCGACGCGCTCGGGGGGCTGCCGGTCGCGGAGCTGCCGCAGACGCTGCGCCCGTACGCCAAGTTCACCCCGGCGCGCCGGGCCAAGTACGCCGCCACCGCGCTCGCCGCGGCGCTGGAGTCCGAGCCGGCGTTCCGGGTACGGATAGCGGAGCGGCTGCGGCTCGGGCAGCCGGACCTGGTCCGGGCGCTGGAGTCGGGCACAGTGCCGGGCGCCGCCGATCCGATGGACGTGGCGGCCGCCGCCTACCTGGTCCGGTCGGCGGGCTGGAGCCGCCTGGTCGTCGAGGCCGGCGAGGAGGCCGAGCGGGCCGGCGCCGAGGGCGCGGCGGCCGAGGCGGCCCGGCTGGCCGAGAAGCTGCAGGCGGAGCTGGCCGAGGTGCGCGCCGCCGCCCGGGCGGACCTGGACCGGCAGCGGGCCGAGTCGGAGGACGTCCGCAAGGAGGTGGAGTCGCTGCGCAAGAAGGTGCGTTCGCTGGAGAGCGACACCCGGCGGGCCCAGGCCGAGACGCGCCGGGTCACCGGGGAGCTGGAGGCCCTGAAGGCGCAGACGGGCGTCGAGCGCGGCGCCGCCGAGAGCGAGGCGCGGCGGCTGCGGCACCGGATCTCCGAGCTGGAGAACGCCGCCGAGCAGGGCCGCCGTTCGGCCCGCGAGGGGCGCAGCGTCGAGGACATGCGGCTGCGGCTGCTGCTGGACACCGTGCTGCAGTCGGCGCAGGGGCTCCAGCGGGAGCTGGCCCTGCCGGTCTCCCAGATCCGCCCGGCCGACCTGGTCGAGGCGGTGGTGCCGGGTTCGGCCTCGCCGCACGACGTGGCGCGGCGCGGGCTGGCCGAGGACGACCCGGCGCTGCTGGACCAGCTGCTGGCGATCCCGCAGGTCCACCTGGTGGTGGACGGCTACAACGTGACCAAGACCGGCTACCCGGCGCTCCCGCTGGAGCAGCAGCGGATCCGGCTGCTGGGCGGGCTGGCGATGCTGGCCCAGCGCACGCAGGCGGAGGTGACCTGCGTGTTCGACGGCCAGGACCTCGACGTGCCGGTGATCCTGGCGCCGCCGCGCGGGGTCCGGGTGCGGTTCAGCCGGACCGGGGAGACCGCCGACGAACTGATCCGCCGCCTGGTGCGGGCCGAGCCGCAGGGCCGGCCGGTGGTGGTGGTCTCCACCGACCGGGAGGTCGCGGAGGGCGTGCGGAAGGCGGGCGCGCGCCCTGTAGCCTCGGTGCTGCTGCTGAACCGACTGGCCCGGCCCTGA